In one window of Myxococcus virescens DNA:
- the efp gene encoding elongation factor P, giving the protein MAGVIDTSEFRKGLKIEIDGEPYEIVDFQHVKPGKGSAFVRTTIRSLLTGRVLQPTLKSGEKVGKPDIEEKDMQYLYVQGEEFYFMDTRNYEQTFLGEKVLGEAKNFLKENINVSVLFYNGKAIGVTLPNSVDLKVTQCDPGIRGDTVSGALKPAVLETGYSVNVPLFIEEGDVLKIDTRDGKYLTRVATRG; this is encoded by the coding sequence ATGGCCGGTGTCATTGATACGTCCGAGTTCCGCAAGGGTCTGAAGATTGAAATCGACGGTGAGCCGTACGAAATCGTCGACTTCCAGCACGTCAAGCCCGGCAAGGGCTCCGCGTTCGTGCGCACCACGATTCGCAGCCTCCTGACCGGCCGCGTGCTCCAGCCCACGCTGAAGTCCGGTGAGAAGGTGGGTAAGCCCGACATCGAAGAGAAGGACATGCAGTACCTCTATGTCCAGGGCGAAGAGTTCTACTTCATGGACACCCGCAACTACGAGCAGACCTTCCTCGGTGAGAAGGTGCTCGGAGAGGCGAAGAACTTCCTGAAGGAGAACATCAACGTCAGTGTCCTCTTCTACAATGGCAAGGCCATTGGTGTGACACTGCCGAACTCCGTGGACCTCAAGGTCACCCAGTGTGACCCGGGCATCCGCGGTGACACGGTCTCCGGCGCACTGAAGCCCGCCGTCCTGGAGACCGGCTATTCCGTCAACGTCCCGCTCTTCATCGAAGAGGGTGACGTGCTGAAGATCGATACGCGCGACGGCAAGTACCTGACGCGCGTGGCCACCAGGGGCTAG
- a CDS encoding PilN domain-containing protein codes for MMIRINLLPVRAVKKREMGRQVLVLFAVVLIGAGVANYLWYDNRESELVAHQQGVTAAKAKIAELEKIIGEVKNINTRKAEVEKKLAVLDSLRKGRKGPVRMMDALASATPKKVWVKTFAETNNAVSIDGSAVSHDEVAEFMRGLNSVVWTPKGMGRLVDRRRESKTSRVELLTAEATIEEFPEAQVTPFFTNIDLKNASQSKETQTGAPVLVDFKIMLKSNYAI; via the coding sequence ATGATGATTCGCATCAACCTGCTGCCCGTCCGGGCGGTGAAGAAGCGCGAGATGGGCCGGCAGGTGCTGGTTCTCTTCGCCGTGGTCCTGATTGGCGCGGGTGTGGCCAACTACCTCTGGTACGACAACCGTGAGAGCGAGTTGGTGGCGCACCAGCAGGGCGTCACGGCGGCCAAGGCCAAGATCGCCGAGTTGGAGAAGATCATCGGCGAAGTGAAGAACATCAACACCCGTAAGGCCGAGGTCGAGAAGAAACTGGCCGTCCTGGACTCGCTCCGAAAGGGGCGCAAGGGCCCCGTCCGCATGATGGATGCGCTCGCGTCCGCTACGCCGAAGAAGGTGTGGGTGAAGACGTTTGCGGAAACCAACAACGCCGTTTCCATCGATGGGTCGGCCGTGAGCCACGATGAGGTCGCGGAGTTCATGCGAGGGCTCAACAGCGTCGTCTGGACGCCGAAGGGCATGGGCCGCCTGGTGGACCGGCGGCGAGAGAGCAAGACCTCTCGCGTGGAGCTGTTGACCGCGGAAGCGACCATCGAAGAGTTTCCAGAGGCCCAGGTCACGCCGTTCTTCACCAACATCGACTTGAAGAACGCGTCACAGTCCAAGGAGACGCAGACCGGTGCGCCCGTGCTGGTTGATTTCAAGATCATGCTGAAGTCCAACTACGCCATCTGA
- a CDS encoding type 4a pilus biogenesis protein PilO encodes MDKYLDQFVKAPPAIKFGGLAAAVVVLTVVNFFMVIQPTEEAIEGTIAQRRKLDMELADKSEIAQNLNERRREMDVLEQKLSEALTELPEQRDIEELLAQINDIGKKSGLEIASVTPDKESIGGGEFFARIPIKMTVSGNYHEIALFLQEMANMRRIVNVNNIKLGTATLKNEKVVLQSSFLATTFRFVDQKSVAAEDAKTKNAKAKK; translated from the coding sequence ATGGACAAGTACCTGGATCAATTCGTCAAGGCGCCACCGGCCATCAAGTTCGGTGGGCTGGCCGCTGCGGTCGTCGTGCTCACCGTCGTCAACTTCTTCATGGTTATCCAGCCGACGGAGGAGGCGATCGAAGGCACCATCGCCCAGCGCCGCAAGCTGGACATGGAACTGGCCGACAAAAGCGAAATTGCGCAAAACCTCAACGAGCGTCGGCGTGAGATGGATGTGCTCGAGCAGAAGCTTTCTGAGGCGTTGACCGAGCTTCCTGAGCAGCGTGACATCGAAGAACTGCTCGCGCAGATCAACGACATCGGCAAGAAGAGCGGGTTGGAGATCGCCAGCGTGACTCCCGACAAGGAGTCTATCGGGGGCGGCGAATTCTTCGCGCGCATCCCCATCAAGATGACGGTGAGCGGCAACTACCATGAGATCGCCCTCTTCCTTCAGGAGATGGCGAACATGCGCCGCATCGTCAACGTCAACAACATCAAGCTTGGTACCGCCACGCTCAAGAACGAGAAGGTGGTGCTGCAGAGCAGCTTCTTGGCTACGACGTTTCGATTCGTGGATCAGAAGAGCGTCGCAGCAGAGGACGCGAAGACCAAGAACGCCAAGGCGAAGAAATAG
- the pilQ gene encoding type IV pilus secretin PilQ — protein MLEESAVTRGKWMLATAWAVVLMGARVHGAELNTLRGLDVSRTGSGAQVVVTGTRPPTFTVFRLSGPERLVVDLSSADATGIKGHHVGSGPVSGVVASQFSDERASVGRVLLALDKASQYDVRADGNRVVISVDGAAQPVAAPAEAARAEALSTPGNAPAQGETKPNKPVMTTVHTSEPKKAEVVAAKAALPENVVAAEADEREVVDPAQRITAMSFSNDTLRIQADGDIARYEVLELADPPRLAVDLFGVGLATRAPRVNSGALRDVRVGAHSDKVRLVLDVRGKMPAYRVDRTNRGLEVVLGGAVARKAAPVVEAQTSVASLAEVEPLRPTPVKSEPASLVEVKDLRFEENSAGGRIVMKLSGAAAWKVDRPDPRSAVLTLDSVRLPKKLERSLDTSALETPVKMISAFSVPGAGSKVRLVVAADGAIEEKISQSGSTLTWRLDVKGVKTEEVAVAQRTAGFTTEAPAYAAEGAPQQARYRGKRVSFEFKDIDIQNLLRVIAEISKKNIVVADDVSGRVTIRLRNVPWDQALDLVLRTKALGKEEFGNIVRIAPLKTLEEEARLRQERKKSLQQQEDLMVNLIPVNYAVASEMAARVKDVLSERGSVTVDQRTNVLIVKDVRSNTERARSLVRSLDTQTPQVLIESRIVEANTTFSRSLGVQWGGQARASQATGNPTGLIFPNNVAVTGGAGGAAIGVADNPNFAVNLPVGTGQGIGGALGFTFGSAGGALQLNLRLSAAENEGTVKTISAPKVTTLDNNTARISQGVSIPFSQTSAQGVNTTFIEARLSLEVTPHITQDGSVLMSINAANNQPDPSSTGANGQPAIQRKEANTQVLVKDGDTTVIGGIYVRRGSTTSNAVPFLSRIPVLGFLFKNSIENDARQELLIFITPRILNRQTIAQTL, from the coding sequence ATGCTCGAGGAGAGCGCTGTGACGAGGGGCAAGTGGATGTTGGCGACCGCGTGGGCGGTCGTACTTATGGGCGCCAGGGTGCATGGCGCCGAGCTGAATACGCTGCGGGGGCTGGATGTGTCCCGCACGGGCTCGGGCGCCCAGGTGGTGGTGACCGGCACCCGACCACCAACCTTTACCGTGTTCCGCCTGAGTGGGCCGGAGCGCCTGGTGGTAGACCTCTCGTCGGCGGATGCGACGGGGATCAAGGGTCACCATGTCGGCTCCGGACCGGTCTCTGGTGTCGTGGCCTCGCAGTTCTCGGACGAGCGCGCAAGCGTGGGTCGAGTGCTGCTGGCGCTGGACAAGGCGTCTCAATACGATGTCCGTGCGGACGGCAACCGGGTCGTCATCTCGGTGGACGGCGCAGCACAGCCCGTCGCTGCTCCTGCGGAGGCAGCGCGTGCGGAGGCTTTGTCCACGCCGGGCAACGCTCCAGCGCAGGGCGAGACGAAGCCGAACAAGCCTGTGATGACCACCGTACACACCAGTGAGCCAAAGAAGGCCGAGGTGGTCGCGGCCAAGGCTGCTCTGCCTGAGAATGTGGTGGCTGCCGAGGCAGATGAGCGCGAGGTTGTCGACCCGGCGCAGCGCATCACCGCCATGTCGTTCTCGAACGATACGCTTCGGATCCAAGCCGACGGAGACATTGCCCGGTATGAGGTGCTTGAGCTGGCCGACCCGCCTCGGTTGGCAGTCGACCTCTTCGGGGTAGGCTTGGCGACGCGAGCTCCCCGGGTGAACTCGGGTGCGCTGCGTGACGTGCGCGTCGGTGCGCACTCCGACAAGGTGCGGTTGGTTCTGGACGTGCGCGGCAAGATGCCCGCCTACCGTGTCGATCGTACGAACCGGGGGTTGGAGGTGGTGCTGGGTGGTGCCGTGGCCCGGAAGGCTGCGCCGGTGGTTGAGGCGCAGACGTCCGTTGCCTCCTTGGCGGAGGTCGAGCCGCTTCGCCCGACCCCTGTGAAGTCCGAGCCCGCTTCGTTGGTTGAGGTGAAGGACCTGCGCTTCGAGGAGAACAGCGCTGGTGGTCGCATCGTGATGAAGCTGTCCGGGGCGGCGGCGTGGAAGGTCGACCGGCCGGACCCGCGCAGCGCCGTATTGACTTTGGACAGCGTGCGTCTTCCCAAGAAGCTGGAGCGGAGCCTCGACACCAGCGCGCTGGAAACGCCGGTGAAGATGATCAGCGCCTTCAGCGTGCCGGGGGCGGGCAGCAAGGTGCGCCTGGTGGTGGCCGCTGACGGGGCCATCGAGGAGAAGATCTCTCAGAGCGGCAGCACGTTGACGTGGCGCCTGGACGTCAAGGGCGTGAAGACGGAAGAGGTCGCGGTCGCTCAGCGGACCGCCGGATTCACCACGGAAGCGCCCGCCTATGCCGCCGAGGGCGCGCCTCAGCAGGCCCGCTATCGCGGGAAGCGAGTGTCCTTCGAGTTCAAGGACATTGACATTCAGAACCTGCTTCGCGTCATCGCCGAGATTTCCAAGAAGAACATCGTGGTGGCGGACGACGTGAGTGGTCGTGTGACCATCCGGCTGCGGAACGTTCCTTGGGACCAGGCGCTGGACCTCGTGCTTCGCACGAAGGCGCTCGGCAAGGAGGAGTTTGGGAACATCGTCCGGATTGCGCCGCTCAAGACGCTGGAGGAAGAGGCCCGGTTGCGGCAGGAGCGTAAGAAGTCGCTCCAGCAGCAGGAAGACCTCATGGTCAACCTCATACCGGTCAACTACGCAGTCGCCAGCGAAATGGCCGCTCGCGTAAAGGATGTCCTGAGCGAGCGAGGTTCCGTGACGGTGGATCAACGCACCAACGTTCTTATTGTGAAGGACGTGCGCTCCAACACCGAGCGTGCTCGCTCGCTGGTTCGGAGTCTCGACACCCAGACTCCTCAGGTGCTTATCGAGAGCCGCATTGTGGAAGCGAACACCACCTTTAGCCGTTCGCTGGGTGTGCAATGGGGTGGGCAGGCACGTGCGAGTCAGGCCACGGGGAATCCTACGGGACTCATCTTCCCGAACAACGTTGCGGTCACGGGCGGTGCCGGCGGAGCGGCCATTGGTGTCGCGGACAACCCAAACTTCGCCGTGAACCTGCCGGTGGGTACGGGACAAGGTATCGGTGGTGCTTTGGGGTTCACGTTTGGTTCTGCTGGTGGCGCGCTCCAGCTCAACCTGCGGCTGTCAGCCGCAGAAAACGAAGGTACGGTCAAGACCATCTCCGCGCCTAAGGTCACGACGTTGGACAACAACACCGCGCGAATCAGCCAGGGTGTGTCCATTCCTTTCAGCCAAACTTCGGCCCAGGGTGTGAACACCACCTTTATTGAAGCGCGGCTGTCGCTGGAGGTGACGCCACACATCACCCAGGACGGCAGCGTGCTGATGTCCATCAACGCAGCCAACAACCAGCCTGATCCGTCCAGCACAGGTGCGAACGGCCAGCCCGCCATTCAGCGGAAAGAGGCGAACACCCAAGTGTTGGTGAAGGACGGAGACACCACTGTCATTGGTGGAATCTATGTGCGCCGCGGCAGCACGACCTCCAACGCTGTACCGTTCTTGTCGCGGATCCCTGTTCTTGGGTTTTTGTTCAAGAACAGCATCGAGAATGATGCTCGGCAGGAGTTGCTGATTTTCATCACGCCTCGAATTCTAAACCGGCAGACCATCGCGCAGACTCTGTAA
- the pilM gene encoding type IV pilus assembly protein PilM encodes MAKGKLVLGLDIGSTSIKMILLKEQRKRGEVIYALQSFGMKPLPPEAIVDGALMNSTAIVQAVQDLMSELKVKGKDVAIGVSGHSVIIKKIQMPRMSQDELEESIQWEAEQYIPFDVKDVNIDTQILDGGGNDATGQMDVLLVAAKKDMINDYTTVVSEAGLAPVVVDVDAFAVQNMFSVNYDVPDRETVVLINAGASVVNINIISNGATVFTRDVTIGGNQFTEEIQKQLNVSYEEAEALKIGGNGADADAVVPQDVERVLSSVAEQVAGEIQRSLDFYAGTAADSNFSKVYLSGGTAKIPALFKTIEARTGVPVEILNPFRKIEVDNRKFDPAFIMDVAPMAAVAVGLALRRPGDKLA; translated from the coding sequence ATGGCGAAGGGCAAACTGGTACTCGGCCTGGATATCGGATCGACGTCCATCAAGATGATTCTCCTCAAGGAGCAGCGCAAGCGCGGCGAGGTCATCTACGCGCTGCAGAGCTTCGGGATGAAGCCGCTTCCTCCGGAGGCCATCGTTGACGGCGCGCTGATGAACTCCACGGCCATCGTCCAGGCCGTGCAGGACCTGATGTCCGAGCTGAAGGTGAAGGGCAAGGACGTCGCTATCGGCGTGTCCGGCCACTCGGTCATCATCAAGAAGATTCAGATGCCCCGCATGTCCCAGGATGAGCTCGAGGAGAGCATCCAGTGGGAGGCGGAGCAGTACATCCCGTTCGATGTGAAGGACGTGAACATCGACACGCAGATTCTCGACGGCGGAGGCAACGACGCCACCGGGCAAATGGACGTGCTGCTGGTCGCGGCCAAGAAGGACATGATCAACGACTACACCACGGTGGTTTCCGAGGCGGGGCTCGCGCCGGTGGTCGTGGACGTGGACGCGTTCGCGGTCCAGAACATGTTTTCCGTCAACTACGACGTCCCTGACCGCGAGACGGTGGTTCTCATCAACGCGGGCGCCTCGGTGGTGAACATCAACATCATCTCCAACGGCGCGACGGTGTTCACGCGCGACGTCACCATCGGTGGCAATCAGTTCACCGAGGAGATCCAGAAGCAGCTGAACGTCTCCTATGAGGAGGCTGAGGCGCTGAAAATCGGTGGCAACGGCGCTGACGCCGATGCTGTGGTGCCGCAGGATGTGGAGCGGGTGCTCTCCAGCGTGGCCGAGCAGGTGGCGGGAGAAATCCAGCGCTCGCTCGACTTCTACGCGGGCACCGCCGCCGACTCGAACTTCAGCAAGGTCTACTTGTCGGGCGGCACGGCGAAGATTCCCGCGCTGTTCAAGACCATCGAAGCGCGCACCGGCGTGCCGGTGGAGATTCTCAACCCCTTCCGCAAGATCGAAGTGGACAACCGGAAGTTCGACCCTGCGTTCATCATGGACGTGGCGCCCATGGCGGCGGTGGCCGTGGGACTGGCGCTGCGGCGCCCGGGCGACAAGCTGGCCTGA
- a CDS encoding sigma-54-dependent transcriptional regulator, with translation MPLFRTILVADDEPSIRHILTLVLTGHGYEVRAVADGEDALKELAARDYDVLLCDVRMPKKDGLSVLREALAAQPSLTAVVMSAYGSQEQALQAVAWGAFDYVQKPFKPDEIVFVLRKAEERERLVRENRRLKQSNLPSTPEGHILGESPALHALLRQVARLAPVDTTVLISGESGTGKELIARELHERSPRAPMSFVAVNCGAIPSGLIESELFGHAKGAFTDARTAKRGLFAEADGGTLFLDEVGELPLSAQVKLLRVLQEGEIRPVGENRVEKVSVRVVAATLRDLSRLVAKGEFREDLYYRLNVVNLRVPPLRERREDVPLLARAFIARFNRELNRDPPVAGLSSEAEALLQSYAWPGNVRELENAMERAVLLADEPLILPANLPERLWAASPPGPQGTTQVGQVLQDGRDLSLKRAIRELEESYIRAALRKTKGNRTRAAELLDISHRALLYKIKEYGIDPDAEAERG, from the coding sequence ATGCCCTTGTTCCGCACCATTCTCGTTGCCGATGATGAGCCCTCTATCCGGCACATCCTCACGTTGGTGCTCACCGGGCACGGATATGAAGTACGCGCGGTGGCCGATGGCGAGGATGCGCTGAAGGAGCTCGCCGCGCGTGACTACGACGTGCTGCTGTGTGACGTGCGCATGCCGAAGAAGGACGGCCTCTCGGTCTTACGTGAGGCACTGGCGGCGCAGCCTTCGTTGACCGCGGTGGTGATGAGCGCCTACGGCTCGCAGGAGCAGGCGCTCCAGGCCGTTGCCTGGGGGGCGTTCGATTACGTCCAGAAACCTTTCAAACCGGATGAAATCGTCTTCGTCCTCCGCAAAGCCGAGGAGCGGGAACGGCTGGTCCGAGAAAACCGGCGGCTGAAGCAGTCCAACCTGCCGTCAACGCCGGAGGGGCACATCCTCGGCGAGAGTCCGGCGTTGCACGCACTGCTGCGCCAGGTGGCACGGCTCGCGCCGGTGGACACCACCGTGCTCATCAGCGGCGAGAGCGGCACGGGCAAGGAGCTCATCGCGCGGGAACTCCACGAGCGCAGCCCCCGTGCGCCCATGTCATTCGTCGCGGTCAACTGCGGCGCCATTCCCTCCGGGCTCATCGAAAGCGAGCTGTTTGGTCACGCGAAGGGCGCCTTTACGGACGCGCGCACCGCGAAGCGAGGCCTCTTTGCAGAAGCGGATGGCGGCACGCTCTTCCTGGACGAGGTGGGAGAGCTTCCACTGTCCGCCCAGGTGAAGCTCCTTCGCGTCCTCCAGGAGGGAGAAATCCGCCCGGTGGGGGAGAACCGCGTGGAGAAGGTAAGCGTGCGAGTGGTGGCCGCGACGCTGCGCGACCTGTCCCGCTTGGTGGCGAAGGGCGAGTTCCGCGAGGACTTGTACTACCGCCTTAACGTGGTGAACCTCCGCGTTCCGCCGCTACGGGAGCGTCGTGAGGACGTGCCCCTGTTGGCGCGGGCCTTCATCGCTCGCTTCAACCGCGAGCTGAACCGGGATCCCCCTGTCGCGGGGCTCTCCTCCGAGGCGGAGGCGCTCCTGCAGTCCTACGCGTGGCCGGGAAACGTCCGCGAGTTGGAGAACGCAATGGAGCGTGCCGTGCTCCTTGCGGATGAGCCGCTCATCCTCCCGGCGAACCTGCCCGAAAGGCTGTGGGCCGCCTCCCCACCCGGGCCGCAGGGGACCACGCAGGTGGGGCAGGTGCTACAGGATGGTAGAGACCTGTCCCTGAAGCGGGCCATCCGGGAGTTGGAGGAGTCCTACATCCGAGCCGCCCTGCGGAAGACCAAGGGCAACCGGACCCGGGCCGCGGAGCTGCTGGACATCAGTCATCGGGCGCTCCTCTACAAAATCAAGGAGTACGGCATCGACCCGGACGCCGAAGCGGAGCGTGGGTGA
- a CDS encoding roadblock/LC7 domain-containing protein yields the protein MSFRTHLESVVNQVEGALACSVMGFDGISVDTFQKDESAELDLNGAWVEYANLLTQLRNAAETLKTGTVSEVSVNSEKVLTVMRLVSPDYFLVLALHADGNFGKGRYVLRVTAPKVRAEL from the coding sequence ATGTCCTTCCGCACGCACCTCGAGTCGGTGGTCAACCAGGTCGAAGGAGCCCTCGCGTGCAGCGTGATGGGCTTTGACGGCATCTCCGTCGACACCTTCCAGAAGGATGAGAGCGCCGAGCTGGACCTCAACGGCGCCTGGGTGGAGTACGCCAACCTCCTCACCCAGCTGCGCAACGCCGCGGAGACCCTGAAGACGGGCACCGTGAGCGAGGTCAGCGTCAACAGTGAGAAGGTGCTGACCGTGATGCGGCTGGTGTCGCCGGACTACTTCCTGGTGCTCGCCCTTCACGCGGATGGCAACTTCGGCAAGGGCCGCTACGTGCTGCGCGTCACCGCACCCAAGGTGCGTGCCGAGCTCTAG
- a CDS encoding pilus assembly protein PilP, giving the protein MKTFKATMTTAMLALALASCEEAPPPAPTPAKPKVAAPAPVKEVPSESEAQKAPDLAYTYNPVGKRDPFRSPIEDLGPVNANPVAACNEPLCSFDLDQLKLVAVVTGDASPVAMVEDPAGRGHIVRRNTRMGRQGGRVTQILRDSVTVTEVFSGNGEIIKNPVMLQLKPDAKLDPAYNMMTGRNFGE; this is encoded by the coding sequence ATGAAGACGTTCAAGGCCACCATGACCACTGCGATGCTCGCCTTGGCGCTTGCCTCGTGCGAGGAGGCGCCCCCTCCGGCGCCGACGCCCGCGAAGCCCAAGGTTGCGGCGCCAGCGCCGGTAAAGGAGGTCCCCTCGGAGTCAGAGGCCCAGAAAGCTCCGGACCTCGCCTATACGTACAATCCGGTGGGCAAGCGCGATCCATTCCGCAGCCCCATTGAGGATCTTGGGCCGGTGAACGCGAATCCGGTTGCCGCATGTAACGAGCCACTCTGCTCGTTCGACCTGGACCAACTGAAGCTCGTTGCTGTCGTAACGGGTGATGCTAGCCCGGTGGCAATGGTCGAGGACCCAGCGGGTCGGGGACATATTGTGCGGCGCAACACGCGGATGGGGCGCCAGGGTGGCAGGGTGACGCAGATCCTTCGTGACTCCGTGACGGTCACTGAGGTGTTCTCAGGCAATGGCGAAATCATCAAGAATCCGGTGATGCTGCAGCTGAAGCCTGATGCGAAGCTGGACCCCGCCTACAACATGATGACGGGCAGGAACTTCGGAGAGTAG
- a CDS encoding sensor histidine kinase codes for MKWRIASVAFLLGSLSSGLTWLSVQPVLFRLLDALRRWVPEGSSEEETLSRVRGVLPWLLGLDLVALTVLTYVVLDLMVGRPLRRTEAVVEQFGRMEWEPQLVPTQGGTLVSRIQRSLQRMAEALREEQALTRAQMTSLRESNAQLARTQTELVASERMATVGRLAAGVAHEVGNPLAGILGYVALARAKADTPELKDFLKRIDHEVQRIDQIIRGLLDLGRPGTTSLGPVEVAAVVETCVRLVRAAPELSGVTVSLELEPGLLARADPGPLSQIVINLLLNAAQAMGGQGRVRVSTRRTADEVRLLVEDGGTGIPDDVMPRLFEPFFTTKGREGTGLGLAVSLRLAQIMGGRLEAENAQGGGARFTVCLPVL; via the coding sequence ATGAAGTGGCGGATCGCCAGCGTCGCGTTCCTGCTGGGCTCCCTCTCATCGGGGCTCACCTGGCTGTCCGTGCAACCCGTGCTCTTCCGACTTCTGGATGCACTCCGCCGGTGGGTGCCCGAAGGGAGCTCGGAGGAGGAGACCCTTTCTCGCGTGCGAGGCGTACTCCCCTGGCTCCTGGGGTTGGACTTGGTCGCATTGACGGTCCTCACCTATGTGGTGTTGGACTTGATGGTGGGACGTCCATTGCGGCGCACCGAGGCGGTGGTGGAGCAGTTCGGACGGATGGAATGGGAGCCGCAACTGGTGCCGACCCAGGGCGGCACGCTGGTGTCCCGAATCCAGCGTTCCTTACAGCGGATGGCGGAAGCGCTTCGCGAGGAGCAGGCGCTCACGCGCGCGCAAATGACGTCCCTGCGAGAGTCCAATGCGCAGTTGGCCCGGACGCAGACGGAGCTGGTGGCCTCGGAGCGCATGGCCACCGTCGGGAGGCTGGCTGCGGGTGTCGCCCACGAAGTGGGCAATCCGCTGGCGGGAATCCTAGGGTATGTGGCGCTCGCGCGTGCGAAGGCGGACACGCCCGAGCTGAAGGACTTCCTCAAGCGCATTGACCACGAGGTGCAGCGCATCGACCAAATCATCCGGGGCTTGCTCGACCTGGGGCGCCCCGGCACCACTTCGTTGGGGCCGGTCGAGGTGGCTGCGGTGGTGGAGACTTGCGTACGCTTGGTTCGGGCCGCGCCCGAGCTGTCCGGCGTGACGGTCTCTTTGGAACTGGAGCCGGGGCTGCTGGCACGTGCTGACCCCGGCCCGCTCTCACAGATCGTCATCAACCTGTTGCTCAACGCTGCCCAAGCCATGGGGGGGCAGGGGCGCGTGCGGGTTTCCACCCGGCGAACGGCTGACGAGGTTCGTCTCCTCGTGGAGGATGGCGGGACGGGCATTCCTGATGACGTCATGCCTCGTCTCTTCGAGCCCTTTTTCACGACGAAAGGGCGCGAAGGGACGGGGCTGGGACTGGCGGTGTCCCTACGCCTCGCGCAGATCATGGGCGGTCGCCTCGAAGCGGAAAATGCGCAGGGAGGCGGTGCCCGCTTTACCGTGTGCCTGCCCGTACTCTGA
- the accB gene encoding acetyl-CoA carboxylase biotin carboxyl carrier protein, protein MATKRKSTRAQAPARTEAASSGPADTGGTSLDVDALRQIVEILESSDVTRLVWKRGEEKLFIRRGQGPETTIVHHAAPAPVAASVGVEYTAPAAPRVAAPPPAAAPAAPAPAAEKPVEKPGHQVTSPFVGTFYRTPAPDQPPFVEVGSIVKKGQVLCIIEAMKLMNEIESEVSGRVAEILVENGRPVEFGQALFRIEVA, encoded by the coding sequence ATGGCAACGAAGCGCAAGTCGACCCGGGCCCAGGCGCCCGCTCGGACGGAGGCCGCCTCGAGCGGTCCCGCTGACACGGGTGGCACGTCCCTGGACGTGGATGCCCTGCGGCAGATCGTGGAGATTCTTGAGTCCTCGGACGTCACGAGGCTGGTCTGGAAGCGCGGCGAGGAGAAGCTCTTCATCCGCCGCGGCCAGGGGCCCGAGACGACCATCGTCCACCACGCCGCGCCGGCTCCCGTCGCCGCGAGTGTCGGGGTGGAGTACACCGCCCCGGCCGCTCCTCGCGTCGCCGCTCCGCCGCCGGCCGCTGCTCCCGCGGCGCCGGCTCCGGCCGCCGAGAAGCCGGTGGAGAAGCCTGGCCACCAGGTGACGAGCCCCTTCGTGGGGACGTTCTACCGGACCCCCGCGCCGGACCAGCCTCCCTTCGTGGAGGTGGGCTCCATCGTGAAGAAGGGTCAGGTGCTCTGCATCATCGAAGCGATGAAGCTGATGAACGAGATTGAGTCCGAGGTCTCCGGCCGGGTGGCGGAAATCCTCGTGGAGAACGGCCGGCCGGTGGAGTTCGGTCAGGCGCTGTTCCGCATCGAAGTGGCCTGA